From Candidatus Paceibacterota bacterium:
TAAAATAATAATTTCTGTTTTTATAGTTGTTTTTTTTACCCTTTTTTTCTGGATATACTTTAATAATTTTAAAGTTAATTTTGAAAGCCCAGCGGTAGGAGAATATGAAATAACTAAGAGTTTTATTGAAGAAAAAATTAAGCAAGGCAAGGAATTTTTATTGCAAATAGAAAATGAAGAAGAAAACGGCTTTTATAAATATTATCTTCCTTTTGAGGAAGAAAAAACCGAAGATCGTCTTCATACTACTTATTCTGCTTCAATTGTTTACAGTTTTCTTTTTATTCACGAATTTGATAAAGACAAAAAAACACTGGAAAAGCTTTCAAGCTGGGGAGATTTTCTTTTGAGAATGCAAAATTTAGACAAAGAAGACAAGCGCTATGGATCATTTGTTTATTCTTATTTTTTTGACGAAAAGAACCTTGATTTTGGCAGTAAAATAAAGAAAAAAACCATAAACAGCAAGGGGGAAAAATTTACAGATTATTTTTATGTCGATAATCAAGGAAGAGAATTAAGATATGTTGTTGGGACAAACTCAAAAACGATTTTCACTCTTTTGCGCCTTTACGAATACACAAAAGAAGAAAAATATTTGAATTCGGCAGTACTTTCCGGAAACTGGCTTTTAACAATGCAAAATGAAAATGGCACAGTAAGGCCCTACGTAAGATATGAAAATGGAAAATGGCTTTTTGGCTCAAAAGAGTCGTTTCTTTATCAGGGTCAGGTTCTATCGGCGTTTTCAAGATTGTATAAAATAACAAAGGATGAAAGATATTATGAAGGGGCAAAAAAGATAGCAGATCGTTTTGCAGATAAAATAGAAAAGGCAAATGGAGAATTTATAGTAGATGATTACAGAACGGTAAATTCAATATCAAATTCTTGGGTTGTTATGTCTTTGATGGATTTTTACAACATCTCTTTTGACAACTATTATAAAGAGATAATTTTCAGGCACAGCGGAAAAATATTGGAAGACCAGATAAAAAGTGAAAAAAATCCATCTGATTTCGGA
This genomic window contains:
- a CDS encoding glycoside hydrolase family 76 protein, with the protein product MPNFSKNKIIISVFIVVFFTLFFWIYFNNFKVNFESPAVGEYEITKSFIEEKIKQGKEFLLQIENEEENGFYKYYLPFEEEKTEDRLHTTYSASIVYSFLFIHEFDKDKKTLEKLSSWGDFLLRMQNLDKEDKRYGSFVYSYFFDEKNLDFGSKIKKKTINSKGEKFTDYFYVDNQGRELRYVVGTNSKTIFTLLRLYEYTKEEKYLNSAVLSGNWLLTMQNENGTVRPYVRYENGKWLFGSKESFLYQGQVLSAFSRLYKITKDERYYEGAKKIADRFADKIEKANGEFIVDDYRTVNSISNSWVVMSLMDFYNISFDNYYKEIIFRHSGKILEDQIKSEKNPSDFGRYKTAYSSSGNGWIAEVLTEVYRFCLKEKGDSCSIYKDSVTDVIDWIIGHTYSKENTQIKDIIGSVYWSKEYRHVRSDSVAHSLNAYARIIEFLPD